Proteins from a genomic interval of Gordonia sp. SL306:
- a CDS encoding cation diffusion facilitator family transporter codes for MSKDATESPAGTSDDSAGESMLTVVIAFAMNVLIAVAKTVAAGITGSASLVAESAHSWADAGNEVFLLIAERRGARGRDGRHPFGYGRETYIWSMFAAFGLFTVGAVVSVMHGISALTEPEEDANYLVGYLVLAISAVLECVSFLQSIRQASAGGARFSIHPLRFVSRTSNTTLRAVFFEDAAALVGLAIAAAGMALHEITGQAVWDAIGSILVGILLGFIAVFLIKRNGEFLLGQSAMPATRSEILTALLGRPEIDRVTYLHVEYVGPMKYFLVAAVDMTGDLAEHDLAVRLRRVEREIEEHESIVEAVLTLSTSDEPSLTP; via the coding sequence ATGTCGAAGGATGCGACGGAGTCACCGGCCGGCACGTCAGACGATTCGGCCGGCGAGTCCATGCTGACGGTCGTCATCGCGTTCGCGATGAATGTGCTGATCGCCGTTGCCAAGACCGTGGCCGCAGGGATCACCGGCTCGGCCTCACTGGTCGCGGAATCCGCGCATTCGTGGGCCGACGCCGGCAACGAGGTCTTCCTGCTCATCGCTGAACGGCGAGGCGCCCGCGGCCGCGACGGGAGACATCCCTTCGGCTATGGGCGAGAAACCTACATCTGGTCGATGTTCGCCGCGTTCGGCCTGTTCACGGTGGGGGCCGTGGTGTCGGTGATGCACGGGATCTCTGCGCTGACCGAGCCCGAGGAGGACGCGAATTACCTCGTCGGCTACCTCGTTCTGGCGATATCCGCAGTGCTGGAATGTGTTTCGTTCCTGCAGTCGATTCGGCAGGCTTCGGCTGGTGGGGCGCGCTTCTCGATCCACCCACTCCGCTTCGTCAGCCGTACGTCCAACACGACGTTGCGAGCCGTGTTCTTCGAAGATGCCGCAGCCCTGGTCGGACTGGCGATCGCCGCCGCAGGCATGGCCCTCCACGAGATCACCGGGCAGGCGGTCTGGGATGCGATCGGATCGATCCTGGTCGGCATCCTGCTCGGCTTCATCGCCGTGTTCCTCATCAAGCGCAATGGCGAGTTCCTGCTCGGACAGTCGGCGATGCCCGCGACGCGGAGCGAGATCCTGACCGCGTTGCTCGGGCGCCCCGAGATCGACCGGGTCACCTACCTGCACGTCGAGTACGTGGGCCCGATGAAGTACTTCCTGGTCGCTGCGGTCGACATGACCGGCGACCTCGCGGAACACGATCTGGCCGTCCGGTTGCGGAGGGTGGAACGTGAGATCGAGGAACACGAGAGCATCGTCGAGGCAGTCCTGACCCTCTCGACGTCGGATGAGCCGTCGCTGACGCCCTGA
- a CDS encoding LLM class F420-dependent oxidoreductase — translation MELRIFTEPQQGATYDDLLRVAKATEDLGFDAFFRSDHYLAMNVDGRPGPTDAWLTLAGLARETSRIRLGTLVTSATFRYPGPLAISVAQVDQMSGGRVELGLGAGWFEAEHSAYGIPFPPLGERFDRLEESLEIITGLWGTPDGETFEHPGGHYPISESPGLPKPTQSPRPPIIVGGTGKKRTPALAARFGDEFNAAFQPVEQARAQFERVGAAVGDAGRSVDSITFSAALVLCCGATEDELARRAAAIGREVDELRENGAAGTPAEVVEKIESYRAAGASRIYLQTLDLSDLDHLELVANEVAPQLR, via the coding sequence GTGGAATTGCGAATCTTCACCGAACCCCAGCAAGGCGCAACGTACGACGACCTGCTCCGCGTCGCGAAGGCCACCGAGGACCTCGGCTTCGACGCCTTCTTCCGGAGCGATCACTATCTGGCGATGAATGTCGACGGCCGGCCCGGTCCGACCGACGCCTGGCTCACCCTGGCCGGCCTGGCGCGCGAGACCTCGCGTATCCGGCTCGGCACGCTGGTGACTTCCGCAACCTTCCGCTATCCCGGCCCGCTCGCGATCTCCGTCGCCCAGGTGGACCAGATGAGTGGCGGCCGAGTGGAACTCGGACTCGGTGCCGGCTGGTTCGAGGCCGAACACAGCGCCTATGGCATCCCGTTCCCGCCGCTCGGCGAGCGGTTCGACCGGCTGGAGGAGAGTCTCGAGATCATCACCGGCCTCTGGGGCACCCCGGACGGGGAGACCTTCGAGCATCCCGGTGGGCATTACCCGATCAGCGAGTCGCCCGGGCTGCCCAAGCCGACCCAGTCGCCGCGACCACCGATCATCGTCGGCGGTACCGGCAAGAAGCGGACACCGGCGCTGGCCGCTCGTTTCGGCGACGAGTTCAACGCGGCCTTTCAGCCCGTCGAACAGGCCCGGGCTCAGTTCGAGCGGGTTGGCGCGGCCGTCGGGGATGCGGGGCGCTCTGTCGACTCGATCACCTTCTCGGCGGCGCTGGTGTTGTGCTGCGGTGCCACCGAGGACGAGTTGGCACGTCGCGCGGCGGCGATCGGCCGTGAGGTCGATGAGCTCCGGGAGAACGGTGCAGCGGGTACCCCCGCCGAGGTGGTCGAGAAGATCGAGAGCTACCGCGCTGCCGGCGCGAGCCGGATCTACCTGCAGACGCTCGACCTGAGCGATCTGGATCACCTCGAGCTGGTCGCGAACGAGGTTGCGCCGCAATTGCGCTGA
- a CDS encoding pirin family protein has protein sequence MMQIIRSDERAHWWNEWLDSRQSFPATGNFDLAANAHGVLLVHNDDRVDAGEGLDTHSHSDTEILTWVLEGVAAHRDSTGHETLIHPGEIQRMTAGRGIRHSERNPARRNEDRPLRVIQMWIAPDTAGLDPGYEQRDLTTELSSGEPVVVASGMPDHADGPGVWLANHRSALYVARARADRPIEFPAARFGHLFVAAGTVSADGIGDLSEGDAVRLTRHSDVRLRSHESAELLYWAMNASVR, from the coding sequence ATGATGCAGATCATCCGGTCCGACGAGCGTGCCCATTGGTGGAACGAGTGGCTCGACTCTCGCCAGTCCTTTCCCGCCACGGGCAATTTCGACCTGGCGGCCAACGCCCACGGTGTTCTGCTCGTCCACAACGACGATCGTGTCGACGCAGGCGAAGGCCTCGACACGCACAGTCACTCCGACACCGAGATACTCACCTGGGTACTCGAGGGCGTTGCGGCGCACCGGGACTCCACCGGTCACGAGACACTGATCCACCCCGGCGAGATCCAGCGGATGACGGCCGGGCGCGGCATCCGGCACAGTGAACGCAATCCGGCTCGCCGCAACGAAGATCGACCGTTGCGCGTCATCCAGATGTGGATCGCCCCCGACACCGCGGGCCTCGATCCCGGATACGAGCAACGCGACCTGACCACCGAACTCTCTTCCGGTGAGCCGGTCGTCGTGGCGTCCGGGATGCCCGACCACGCCGACGGTCCGGGCGTCTGGCTCGCGAACCACCGGTCGGCACTGTACGTCGCACGAGCGCGAGCGGATCGCCCCATCGAGTTCCCGGCGGCGCGGTTCGGACATCTGTTCGTCGCTGCCGGAACCGTATCGGCCGACGGCATCGGTGACCTCTCGGAAGGCGACGCTGTCCGACTCACCCGGCACTCAGACGTGCGCCTCCGCTCTCACGAGAGCGCCGAGCTCCTGTATTGGGCGATGAACGCCTCGGTGCGCTGA
- a CDS encoding MarR family winged helix-turn-helix transcriptional regulator, whose translation MSAAPSASDPRREAWQVFIETSARLQTVLDDDLKASAGMSLADYQVLLLLHDAPRRRLRMRDLSEHLVFSTSRLSYQIDTLVRRGWIGRERADEDRRGSYAVLTPRGAEVFRHAARDHARCVRTLFIDALSETDGVALLDIMTRLSGHMSSQHETGGRR comes from the coding sequence GTGAGTGCCGCACCTTCGGCGAGCGACCCGCGACGCGAGGCATGGCAGGTCTTCATCGAGACCAGCGCTCGCCTTCAGACCGTCCTCGACGACGACCTGAAGGCGAGTGCCGGCATGTCCCTCGCCGACTATCAGGTACTGCTGTTGCTGCACGACGCGCCGCGACGGCGTCTCCGAATGCGGGATCTCTCCGAACACCTGGTGTTCTCGACGTCGCGACTGTCGTATCAGATCGACACCCTCGTACGCCGCGGCTGGATCGGCCGTGAGCGGGCCGACGAGGATCGACGCGGCAGCTACGCCGTGCTCACACCCCGTGGCGCCGAGGTCTTCCGGCACGCCGCCCGGGACCACGCTCGGTGCGTCCGAACGCTGTTCATCGACGCTCTGTCCGAGACCGACGGTGTCGCCCTGCTCGACATCATGACCCGGCTGTCGGGGCACATGTCGTCCCAGCACGAGACGGGAGGCCGACGATGA
- a CDS encoding pirin family protein, which yields MPAITADTLTLPRLRSATPEQTERPVKSVTTGPRGFEGEGFPVVRAFAGVSSADLDPFVHMDQMGEVDYEPGEPKGTSWHPHRGFETVTYMIDGRFQHQDSTGGGGLIENGATQWMTAGAGILHIETPPAELVDSGGLFHGIQLWVNLPAADKFITPKYQNLEGGQAALLTTEDAGALIRIIAGEVDGHAGPGSTHTPITFAHATVSPGARLSLPWRPDFNALVYVLSGRGTVGPDARPVRQGQLVVFGKGDRITVGADEGQDSNRPALELLVLGGRPIREPVFQYGPFVMNTKQQLVEAIDDFNAGRLGVIPPDALMPHTSR from the coding sequence ATGCCCGCAATCACCGCCGACACCCTGACCTTGCCGCGGTTGCGCAGCGCAACCCCCGAACAGACCGAACGGCCGGTGAAGTCGGTGACCACCGGGCCCCGCGGCTTCGAGGGTGAGGGGTTCCCGGTGGTCCGGGCATTCGCCGGGGTGTCCAGCGCCGACCTCGACCCCTTTGTCCACATGGACCAGATGGGTGAGGTCGACTACGAGCCGGGCGAACCCAAGGGCACGTCATGGCACCCGCACCGCGGATTCGAGACCGTCACCTACATGATCGACGGCCGATTCCAGCACCAGGACTCGACCGGGGGCGGCGGTCTCATCGAGAACGGCGCGACGCAATGGATGACCGCGGGAGCAGGCATCCTGCACATCGAGACCCCGCCGGCCGAACTCGTCGATTCCGGTGGCCTGTTCCACGGCATCCAGCTGTGGGTGAACCTGCCGGCGGCCGACAAATTCATCACCCCCAAATACCAGAACCTCGAGGGCGGCCAGGCCGCGCTGCTGACCACCGAAGACGCCGGCGCCCTGATCCGCATCATCGCCGGAGAGGTCGACGGGCACGCCGGGCCCGGCTCGACCCACACGCCGATCACGTTCGCGCACGCCACCGTGTCGCCGGGCGCACGACTGTCGCTGCCATGGCGCCCGGACTTCAACGCGCTCGTCTACGTGCTGTCCGGCCGCGGCACCGTCGGCCCGGACGCCCGGCCGGTCCGTCAGGGCCAGCTGGTGGTGTTCGGCAAGGGTGACCGGATCACCGTCGGCGCCGACGAGGGGCAGGACTCGAACCGTCCGGCACTGGAACTGCTGGTCCTCGGCGGGCGGCCGATCCGCGAGCCGGTGTTCCAGTACGGACCGTTCGTGATGAACACCAAGCAGCAACTCGTCGAGGCCATCGATGACTTCAATGCCGGACGACTCGGTGTCATCCCGCCGGATGCGCTGATGCCACACACCTCGCGGTGA
- a CDS encoding alpha/beta hydrolase — translation MTVEERSFRGRHGETITYDVSRPEGAPRGTVVIAHGLGEHGRRYRHVVERLVGAGYLTAVPDHLGHGRSGGKRLRVQRFSDYTDDLGTVLDQVAIGDLPTFLIGHSMGGCIALDFALDDQDRLDGLVLSGAAVVPGDDLSPVAVKLAPLLARVAPGLPTTALDSASISRDPQVVATYDTDPLVTRGKIPAALGGAMLATMGSFPRRLPGLQIPLLVLHGGADALTSAAGSEMVDRLAASSDKTLTIYDGLYHEIFNEPERDQVISDVLGWLADHMPEP, via the coding sequence ATGACAGTGGAGGAACGCTCGTTCCGAGGCAGGCACGGCGAGACCATCACCTACGACGTGAGTCGCCCCGAAGGTGCTCCCCGGGGGACGGTAGTGATCGCCCACGGGCTCGGTGAACACGGCCGCCGTTACCGTCACGTCGTCGAGCGACTCGTCGGTGCGGGCTACCTGACAGCCGTGCCCGATCATCTGGGTCATGGGCGGTCGGGTGGCAAACGTCTTCGCGTCCAACGGTTCTCGGACTACACCGACGATCTCGGCACGGTGCTGGACCAGGTCGCGATCGGCGACCTGCCGACCTTCCTGATCGGGCACAGTATGGGTGGCTGCATCGCGCTGGACTTCGCGCTCGACGATCAGGACCGACTGGACGGCCTGGTGCTCTCCGGTGCCGCCGTGGTGCCGGGCGACGATCTGTCGCCGGTCGCGGTCAAGCTGGCACCTTTGCTCGCGCGAGTGGCACCCGGATTGCCCACCACGGCACTGGATTCCGCGAGTATCTCGCGAGACCCGCAGGTGGTCGCCACCTACGACACCGATCCGCTGGTGACGCGGGGGAAGATCCCGGCGGCCCTCGGCGGCGCGATGCTGGCCACCATGGGGTCGTTCCCACGACGGTTGCCGGGTCTGCAGATCCCGCTGCTCGTCCTACACGGCGGGGCCGACGCTCTCACCAGTGCCGCGGGCAGCGAGATGGTGGATCGGCTCGCCGCGTCATCGGACAAGACGCTCACGATCTACGACGGTCTCTACCACGAGATCTTCAACGAGCCGGAGCGCGATCAGGTGATCTCGGACGTGCTCGGCTGGTTGGCCGATCACATGCCCGAGCCCTGA